From the genome of Sinanaerobacter sp. ZZT-01:
AACCCAGTACACCGCAAGGATCGTGACAAATAATACGTTCAACAGCTTTAAAAATAGATTATCAAATAAGAAAAACGGCAATGCGCTAATGAGTGTCAATATCAAGTATGGAATGCTCTGCTTCGTCTGAGGAAATCCACTTTTGTACATATATAATCCCACGCTCAAACAGAATAACAGAACAAAACAAGTCACACTTAATCCCAAATCGGAAAATCCAATCCAGTGCCAGTATAAGAACCCGATCACTGGCATAAATAATGCAAATCCTATGTCTTTTCCTTCAAATTTTTTAGGTTTTACTTCTGTAAGCACCCGAACCTCTTCCTTTACTTTCAATATTTCGTCCATCTTTTCCCCCTATACTCTAATCTCTCAAACGCTAACCTATTTTATCAATTACCTTTTATCCCCTTTTTCATGTAGTTCATCTAAGAAGTTAATCCTTCACGTATTCCAAAATATCTCCCGGTTGACATTCCAAAGCTTTGCAAATTTCCTCTAAAGTAGAAAAACGGATCGCCTTTGCCTTATTGTTTTTTAAAATAGACAAATTTGCAGGAGTAATGCCAATACGTTCAGAAAGCTCTCCGGCAGACATTTTTCTTCTTGCCATCACAACATCTAAGTTCACGATGATTGCCATATTGTTCCTCCCTTCAAATTGTCAATTCATTTTCTCGTTTTAATTTAACTGCCTGTTCAATTACATTCTTCACCACCCTTAAAATCAATCCAAAGAAAACCGCCGCAGCAGCAACTATTAAAAATAAGAGATAATAGTAGCCTGACAGGAATAATATCCCCGCCACAGCAAAACAACACCAAGAAATCGCTCGGAGATACTGCACATTTTTATCAATAAAAACGTAATCTCTCTTTATGTTGTCTAAAAGACGATTTAAGCAGTAAAGTGCGGTCAAAGACGGTACACAACACGCATACACTGTCATTAAAAGTGGTACAATCAAGTCCGGATTCTTCGCAGTATAAGCCATGTACAGCTTGATGAGGCGAGGCGCTCCCACACCAAACAAGACAATAAGCGCCATAACCACCTTTGTGCAAATTGAGGAAAGGTTTACTGATTTCACTGCATTCCACATATAATTTCTTCTCCCCTATTCTTTCATCTTGATTTTTTAGAAAGGATCAAACGACAAATCAAAATTTTCATTTAAAGTTTTTTTGTATCCATCTCGTAGAGATCGTTAATGATTCTCTCATCCATTTATACCATAAATATCCTTTCCTACCTATCATAAAAAAAAATATATCAATTGTCAATATATATTTATCGTTTTTCAATAAAAATATACTGTTTTTCATTAATTTATTGCGATCCTTTTTATTATTTGATACAATATCTTATATGATAAATAGATTGGGAGAATTTTATGTTACATGAGTTTTCAAGAACCGCACTTTTGATTGGAGAAGAAGCCATCGACCGGCTCAGCCACGCTTCTGTCGCTATCTTTGGGGTCGGAGGAGTCGGAGGTTATGTCGCAGAAAGTCTGGCAAGAAGTGGAATCGGTCATTTCACTTTATTTGACAACGATACCGTATCGCTTACAAATATAAACCGACAGATTATTGCAACCCACAAAACACTGGGAAGACTAAAGGTTGAGGTGATGAAAGAGCGGATTTTAGAGATTAATCCAAAAGCGGATGTAAAGATACATTCCGTCTTTTTTACTGCGGATAACGCAGACGAATTTGATTTGTCTCATTATTCCTATATCGTAGATGCGATTGATACCGTAGCTTCTAAACTGCTTTTAATTGAATGTGCAAAAAATGCAGACATACCCATCATCTGCTCTATGGGAGCAGGAAACAAACTGGACCCGACACGATTTGAAGTTACAGATATTGCTAAAACTTCTGTCTGTCCCCTCGCAAAGGTCATTCGTTCGGAATTACGAAAACGGAAAATTAAAGATGTGAAGGTTGTGTATTCCAAAGAGGAAGCATTAAAACCAGCGGTATCCGAAGAAACCGGAAAACGTCAAATTCCCGGAAGCATTGCTTACGTTCCGTCCACAGCCGGATTGATCCTTGCAAGTGAAGTCGTAAAAGACTTAATAAAATAAAGTTGTGTCAAACGACTTTTTCTATCTGATAAAAAAAGCCGCTGCATCCAATCAACAAGGATGCAGCGGCTTTCTATTATAAAACGGTTAAATTTCCATCTCCATGAGAGCCATGCAAAGAGCTTTCCCATGTTTATCCTGTGCCAAAGATCTGGTAACTCCTCCCCCTAAGGTTTTATCCAGAACAAAATTCATGGCACAAATGCTGTCTATATCGTATCGTACAACTTCTCCCTTACAAATCTCACCAAAATACTTCTTTACTCTTTCCGGTGTAATTTTCTCTTTTAACATCGCATAATCTTTTTCATCATACGGGATCAGCGAAATGTTTGAAATATCTCCTTTATCTCCGGTTCGAGAATGTGCTATATCTTTTAATTTCATTTTTTACACCTCCTGATATGAAACTTTTATGTCCACAATTTCCCTTGGAACGAAAATGGAACAGATTGAAACGACTTCGGAAACTTTCTTAGTTGCCCCTGCTCCTCCTGCCGGTCCGTTAGTATAAAGTGCTTCCACTTCATTGGCAATCAATTCCGCATTGTGTCTGTCTTTTGTCCTGCCCGAGCATCTAACTCTGATTTCCGAAAAATGATCGGGAGCAAATTGATCTGAAATCTCGCTTTTATATAAGGAGTTATAGCCAATAAAATCGGTTCTGTATTCTTCCATCTCAACGCCTATCAACTGAAGCCGTTTTTCAACAATTTCCGCAGCCAGCTTCGCTCGATTCATACAATTCGATCCGCCGTAGCTGATTTCTCCTTCTCCGATAAAGCAATCCTTATATCCAACACTTACTTTCAATGTTTCCGGCTTTCCATGGGAAGTAGCATGCATCGCTTTTACTCTGTCTTTTCCTACTTGTGTAAACGTAACATGAGAAAAATCAGCGATTACATCCGGTGTCATATACTTTTGCGGATTATGAATTTCATAAATCATCTGTTCCTTACAGGTATCCGTGCTCACGATTCCACCGGAGCCTTCTACCTTAGTCACGATAATTTCACCTGTTTCATCAATTTCTATCAACGGAAATCCCAAACGTTCCAAATTCGGAACATCCTTATATCCCGGGTCTGCATAATATCCTCCGGTGACCTGGCCTCCGCACTCCAGCAGATGCCCTACCAACACGGCCTGCCCCATTTGTTCCGGATTCTTTTCCAGATTCCATCCGAATTCATGCACCAATGGTCCAATCGCAAGTGCGGGATCTGACACTCTTCCTGTAATAATAATATCCGCTTCATTTTTGAGTGCTTCGATAATTCCATCGGCTCCACAGTATACATTTGTGGATAAGATCGATTCTTGAATCTCTCCTAAAGAACAATCTAACTCCAATACATGATTGTCATAGTACTTTTTTATGTCATCAAAAATATCATCACCGGTTACTGCTGCTATTTTCAATCCGCTTACCCCTAGTTCCTTCGCCAATGCAACGGTTACTTCTGCAGCCGCAAGAGGGTTCGCTGAACCCATATTTGTGATTACTTTGATTCCATTTTTTTTCGCTAAGGGAAGAATTTTTCTCATTCTTGCTTCCAGCAGCTGATTGTAGCCTTTTTTCGGATCTTTCATTTTGTCCTGCTGTCCGATTGCAATCGTTCGTTCCGCAAGACACTCAAACATGATGTAATCCAAATTTCCTTTTTCCATCAATTCAACTGCCGGTTCAATACGGTCACCGGCATATCCGGCTCCGCTCCCGATTCTAATCTTCTTCATTTCTATACCATCTCCTCATTCACTGCTGGTAAAATATACTCACGCCAGCTACATTTATTAAAAAGCAATTGCACCAGTTACTGCTGCAACAATTACGACTACTATAGATACACCCCAGGCTAATGGCAACGTTTTTCTCTGATGTTCCGCCAAATCGAGTCCTGTAAGACCGGTAAGAAGGAAAGTCGCTCCGGTCAGCGGGCTGATCGGGAATCCTAAAGTCATCTGGCCTGCGATGGATGCTCTTGCAATGGATAGTGGGTCTCCTCCCATCATCTCTACAGCCTGAGATAATACCGGAAGCACTCCATAGTAATAGGAATCCGGATCGAATACCAAGCTCAAAGGAACACCTAATATACCAACCAAAACTGGTATAAACCCACCTAAAGATGTCGGTATAAAGGTCACAATGGCTTCTGCCAAAGCAGTAAGCATGCCAGAACCCTGCATGATTCCAATAAAGGAACCGGCCGCAAATAACATCGATGCCATCATCAGCGCAGCCTTTGCGTGAGAATCCACTCTTTCTTTCTGCATTTTAATATCCGGATAATTTATCAGTAATACCAATGCAGTTCCAATCATAAATACAGCGGCAGGCGGCAGGATTGATTTCAGCATAACGGCAACCGCAGCAATAATTAAAATAAGATTGACGATAAACAGCTTTGGCCTTTTTAACTCTGCCTGTTCTGGAGTTTCTTCACTCTCCGACTCATCCAAATGAATGTCGTTCAACGTATCTCCCAGTCTTTTCTTCTCCGCTCTTCCTAAGAATACCGCGATGATTAGTATTGTAATAAATCCGCAAATCATTGGAATGAGCATCGGATTAAAAATACCATTAATATCAGATTTTAATGCGGTTATCGCTCTTAACGTAGGGCCACCCCACGGGAGCATGTTCATAATACCTGCACCAAGCGCAACCAATGTTGCAAGTGTCGTTGCACGCATCCCCAATTTCTGATACAAAGGCAGCAATGCCGGAATCGCAATTAAAAACGTAACTGCTCCCGAACCATCTAAATGAACAATCGCTGCAAGCAGGAAAGTGCCGATACAGATTTTAACCGGGTCTTTTCCCACTACTTTTAAAATCCCCTTCACAATCGGATCAAATGTGCCTGCATCTGACAGGACGCCAAAAAACAGAATAGCAAAAATAAACATTACACCGGTAGGAGCAATATTTTTCAGCCCGTCTGTGATAAAAGTCCCCAATTGGGAACCCTGACCCGCGACCAGGCAGCCTATAATAGGTACAATGATAAGTGCAAGAAGTGTCTGCAGCTTTTTCGTCATAATCAAGGTAAGCATTATGACAATTGTTAAAAATCCAATAAGCGCTAATGACATAAACCATTCTCCTTTTCTTTACTAAGTAATACGATTTACAAGTGAAACCCCTTGGCCTTTGGGGCTTTCACCTTTGTACCATAATATATAGCAATTTGCATGCCAACTGTATATTCATTGAAATGTTACCATTTACCCTCTCTGCTAATTAAAAAATTATCAATATCTTTCTAAAATATTAGAAAGTATAATTCGATTCGTTATAAAATAATACCCCAAACAATGAGAATTATGCGTTTCTAAAGAATTAGAAAGAAACAGGACAATTTCTAATTTCTTAGAAATTGTCCTGTTTCTTATTGATCGTTTAATTTATTATAAAGAGTCGCCAGTGAGATTCCAAGCTTCTCAGCGACATTTTTTTTATCTTCTACCGATTCTCCGTAAAATTCAACTGCTTTTTTTATCTGCTCCTTTTCAAACAGCCGTACTGCCTCTGCCAGCGGCTTAAAATAGTAATCACTTTGATTTAAGTCCTCTAGTACGGAAGGAGGCAGACTTGAAACTCCGATTTCATTGTCGTGGCAGACTACTGCGCTGTATTCCAACACATTGTTTAACTCTCTTACATTCCCCGGCCAGTTATATTTATAGAGAATTCCTTTTGCCTCTGCACTGATGGAAAGGTTTCTCTTCTGTTGAATTCCAAGTACCCCAAGATGCTTTTCCACAAGGGGAATAATATCTTCCCTGCGCTCTCTGAGAGGGGGGAGGTGCAGAGGAAACGTGGAAATCCGATAATACAAATCCTTTCTGAACTTTTTCTCTTCTATATATTTTATCAAATCAACATTACAGGCACATATGAGTCTCACATCAATCCCGATTTCGGAAGTTCCTCCTACGCGTCTTATTTTCCTTTCCTGAATAACCCGAAGTAGTTTTGCCTGAAGATTATAATCCAATTCAGAAACTTCATCTAAAAAAATGGTTCCTTTTTCTGCAATTTCAAAAATACCCGGTTTTCCGTTCTTATTTGCTCCGGTAAAGGCACCGCCCTCATATCCAAAAAGCTCACTCTCCAGTATGTTTCCGTTAAGAGCTGCACAATTAATCGCTACAAAAGGATATTCTTGTCTCAGACTTTCATTATGAATTGCCTGCGCATATAACTCTTTGCCGCAGCCGCTTTCTCCATCAATGAGCACAGAAATATCCGACTTTGCAATTTTCTTAGCATCTTCTATGCATTTTAAAGAAGCCGCACTTTGACAAATGATATCCTGAAACTCATATCTTGTCCCATTTGTATGTCTCATTCTTTCTTTCAAATCCGATTGCTTTTTTTCAAGCTCTTTTAACGTATCCATAATAAATTGTGCATTTCTTAAGAAAGTAACCGTTGAAACTCCGCCTCTCAGAGTTCCATCCTCAAAGATCGGATAAATGTTTGCAAAATATTCCTCCCCCTTTTCCTCCCGAAAGACGACTTCCATCGGCTTTCCTTTTCTTAAAACCTGAGGCATTCTTGCTCCCGGACGAATTTTTGTCAAAACCGAGCCCTTTACTTCTTCTAAAGTATGGCCGATAAAATCGCCGTAAGCACGATTAAAATACACAATTTTGTTTTCTTGATTGACGATAAGAACGCCTTCATCCATAGCATTTAATATGGTCTCAAATTTTATCATACAGCCGCCCCTCCCTCTCTTTGTTATAATAATAACATTCTGCCACCTCGGGTTCAATTACTTATCCATTTCTTAGAAATTTCTTTATTCTTGATCCCATATTTGCTTCAATCCGTACCTGAGGATTCTTTCACGCTGTATGCATTTTACTTAATTTTCTTCTAAGCTATGAAGCAGTTTTTTTAAGCTGCCTTCGTTCATCAGTTGGACACTTTCAAATTTCCCTCTATAAAAAATAGCCCAATTATTGAATACACTGGGAACATGCTTTGCTTTCTCAAGTGTATCTACCTCAATCATGTCAAGAGGGATCTCATTCTTTTTGCAATATGCTGTAACCTGCTCGATGCAATTTAAAATGAAAGGGCATTGTTTGCTATAATAAATAGTAAGCCTTTTACTTTTAATTGCTTGTGCCTTTGCGCTTTCTGTAAAATTTGGCTTCGTCCCTTCAAATGACAATGCTAAGAGTTCATACATATCTCCTATCGTATCAGCCACCTGAAAGCCATATTTTTGCATAAATTTTTTGTCAGAAAGGTATGGTTTTTTCTTTTTCGAACTGATGATACATACCCCGGATTTTCCTTGCTTCTTTGCATCCTCTATGCAATACTCTAAAAGCTCCTGTCCGCATCCCTGCCCTTTGAAACTTCCGGAAACCCATAAGCAGTAAATGTAGATATAATTCTTCCCCTCAACCGGAACCCATGCGGTTTCAAGTGGCGCATATTCAATGAAGACTTTTCCCTTTGCATCGAGCTTTCTAAAAACATGTCCTTCGTCAAAGCGTTCCCTCAACCATTGTTTTTTTACAGAGACACCACATTGATGCTTTTTATCCGAAATCGCACAGCAAACATGCTCGTTTTCAAGGTTTTCTTCTGTTAAATTAATATATCTATGATTCATTTAATAGTCTCCTATTCTAAAAAATATTTTATTATTTATTTTTTTGCCTTTTTAATCGGATGCCGCAAAACTGTTTTTAATTTGCGTCATTCCCTGTATCGTTTTTGTCTCTTCGTCATAAGAGCCTATATGCATGCACTGGACACAAATGCCTTCGTCATAGGTAAAATATTCTGCTTCGGAAAAATCTTTTTTCTTTTTATTTCCTGCTTCTTTAACTGCCCAATCAAAATCTTGCTTGTCCACAAAATCAGGCAGACGAATCATAGAGATCCACTGAAATCTCTCTTTCTGCAAAAAATCAACTCCCGAAACGCCCTCCTGCCACCAAAGACCTTCTAGCGGTGGTACAACGTATTCAAAATAGCCTTCTATCTCATATGGACTCTTTTTGCTCATTTTAATCGTATAAGCAATTCCGTACAGCATTTCCACTGCTTCTTGGTATTTACTGATTTCTTCATTCGGATTTCCCTTCCCTCTTACCGCAATATAATTCATTTTCGGAATTTCCACAATAACCGGCTTCTTCGGCGGAATATAAAATTCTTTATATTCTTTTTTAAAATCAAATGCCATGCCTAAGCCTCCTTTCAGCAGCCACAACCGTATCTCGTTTTACTCCACGGTCGTCCGGTCCCTTAGATCGATACTTATTTAATTTTTTCTGCGCTTTTCAGCCTATCTTTATTATAGCCAATAAAACCAAACAACAGTGTGTCATATTATGAAATTATGAATCAATCTACTATTTAAAATAATATACTTTCGCTTATTTAACCTGAATCCTATGTAATCCATAGCACATAAAAAAATTTGCAGGTGCTTCTGCACTTGCAAATTTTTTACACACATATAACCCTAGCTGTAACGAAATCTGTTTTACTCTGTTATGTCCTTATAGCACCACCACCAATCCTCACAGGTCAGACCCATACCGCCCGGATTGTTAACCCGTTCCAATAGCTGCTCATACGTCCGTGGTGGCGGCACCATGACCGGCTGACCAGGCACCCAGTTTGCGGGAGTCACTACCTGGTATTCATCAGTTGTCTGCAATGCCTCCACCAAACGTAAAATTTCTGGAATGTTTCTGCCATTTGTTAAAGGGTAAGTAAGTATCGCCCGAACGATTTGATCCGGATCGATGATAAACACATTCCGCACTGTTTGCGTTTCACTGACATCTGGTGCGATCATACCATACAATCTTGCCACATCCCCCATGCGGTCTGCCACAACCGGGAATGGTATCTCAATCCCTGTATCTTCAAAAATCGAATAAACCCAAGCCAAATGGGACGGGTTACTGTCAATACTTAGACCTAATAGCTTTGTATTCCGGCTTTCAAATGCAGGATTTGCATTGGCGAATGCAATGAATTCAGTAGTACATACCGGAGTAAAATCCCCGGGATGAGAGAAAAAAACAAGCCAGCTTCCTTTATAATCAGACATCTGCATCGGCCCCATTGTCGTATCTGCATAAAAATCAGGAGCCTTCATTCCAATTGTAAGATGATTTTCTTCCATTTCTATCTACTCACCTTCTTTCTTTATATGCTATGTCTGATTCCCTTACTTCATGCCTAACGGCTAAAATCGTTTTGTTAAAATACCATTAGAGCAATCTAAAATGAGAGAAACTCCATTATTTCAGCAGCAAAAAAAGATTGACAAAGACTCTATGCTTTCATACAATATCATTAATTGATATCATATAACGATATTAAAAAATGTAAGAGCAGGAGGAATAAATATGCCAAGAAAGGCATTGGAAGGTTTAACAGAATCCATGTTCTATGTCCTCATGGCTTTCAATCAAAAACCAATGTGCGGTATTGATGTTGCCGCATTTATTGATCAAAAAACAAAGGGGCAATTACAAATTGGTCCTGCAACCTTATACACTATTTTAGGAAAATTTGAAAGTGAAAAATATATAAGAGAAACTGAAGTTGTTGGACGCAAACGAACTTACCACATTACAAAGATAGGGATCGCAGCATATCAGACAGAAATCATTCGACTGCGCCGATGCTTGGAAGATGCCGAAAGCGAGAATTCCACCGAGGAGAAACTATGAAAATCAAGAATTTACAAAGAAAAAAATATACTTACCGCCTGCCACCTTGTCCGAATTATGATGTAGAAGGAACTGAAAGCTGGCTTTCTGATATGGCAAAAAAAGGATTCCTTTTAAGCAGAGACGGATTCTTCGCCGGCCTTGCAATCTTTGAAAAAGCAAAACCCTGCACGATTCGTTATCGCTTAGAACCGATTTCTAAAAAATCCCGAATTTTGATAGAAAATGAGAATGAGCCTACTGATGAAGTGATTGCATTAAATGAATCTTACGGCTGGAGCTACATTGCATCACGAGGGCAATTTTACATTTACGCTTCCAGCCAGCTGCATGCACGTGAATTGAATACCGATCCAGCAGTTCAAGCCATTGCACTTAACATGGTAAAAAAGAAGGAACGCACCAATATGATTATTTGCTTCTTTTGGCTTATGCTGTATCCAATTCTGTTTTTACGGGGAAATCTAATGCTGTTAGCCGTCCATATAGGAGCATGGTGGGCCTTATTAAGCGTTCTGTTATTCTTTTGGATTTTGTGGCGTTCGTGTGCTAGATTCCTTTACCTTAAAAAGCTAAAAAAGCGCTTAACATTTGGTGAAATGCCGAATCACAAAAAAGATTGGAAACGCCATGCCCGCACCCATCAGTCTCTTGAGGTGGTTTTCCACCTCCTCATCTTTACTTGGCTTGTCCTCGTTTTTGCTGGATGGAGCAACGAGAATACAGCAGCAAACGTGCAATCTTTAAACGATTATAAGGGGCCTATCCCCTTTGCAACCATGAGAGATTTTGCCCCTAATGGCACTTACCATCAAAATGACTTGAACCTAAACAATCGCTACAATGTTATTAAAACTCGTTCCAGATGGCTTTCACCGACGATGATCACGTTCCGTGAGAATGCAACAATCAAACTGGATGGCAACAAAGCCATAACCGGTGGTTTGCTAATCAATTATTATGATGCAAGGTCCCCATGGATCGCTCGGGAAATCGCACGTGAATATGTGGTTGAAGCAAAGCATTCAAAGAATTGCACCATACAGCAGATTCAGGATTTGGGGATTGATTTTTCTGTTACTTACACCGAAATTTTTCCAGCTGTAATTATCCAGCAGGGAAATAAAGTTATGCAGGCTACTTTTTATCAAACCTCTCCCTCCTATACATTAGAACTCGATGAGTGGGCTCAAATTCTTGCAGACAGCATAAAATAATTTAATAAAAAGAATCCAGTTTTATTTCATTGTTCCTATAAATAATGTCTGAAATCCGTTTACTTCCTTTTATATCAAAATTCGAAAAATTATCCATCGTTAATACGGCTGCATCATAAAGGGATACACCTCCTTTATCATTATCCGTAACAAGCAGGTCTCCGTCTTGCTTGGAATAAGTAAACGCCACTACTTGTTCTATAGCCGGATCAAAATATGCCGCATGCGACCGATGAATGCCGGAGCCCCATGAATAAGTAAAATACAGCTCTGCTTTCCCGTCCTCGTTCAAATCATTAAGCACCATGCTTGTTATTCCAAACCCACCAAACCATTCACCTAAAGGATAAATCTCTCCCTCATACAGTAAAAACGACGCACAAGAAGCACCATATTTAAAAATCTTGTAATCTGAATTTTTCTCGATATATTCTGGTGTTATGTTATAACATAGGTCATCCGTATATTGTGATTGAAATCCTTTCTGTAAAGCTTGAAATGCTTCAACGCCATCTGTTTTCCCTCGTATTGATCTGCGCAAAGGGATTTCTCCGTCAAAGTTTTTTATTTTATAAATACTCCAAAAACTTTCTCCTTGCTTCGTATCATCAGCATTATAAAAACTTGCAATCCAAACCTCATCGTCCATCTGATAAATCCCATAATTTCTTGCATCCGGCAGATCCGTCAGCATATATCGGTATCGCTCTTTATAGTCGGAGATATTAGGAAGACTTGAGAATTTTATAGAAAAAGAATCCTCAAACGCTTGCTCCTCTACTTTCTCTTTATTATAAGAAACTGGAAATTTTCTCTGTTCTCCATTCTCGTCGGTCACGATAAGGAAATCCGGTGTTAAGGTATAATACTCCTTAAAGTCCTTAAAAGGCATGAAAGAGCTGAGTGGATTCATATAAAGCGCTTCTTCAAATATATAGTTTCCCGTTATCTCGCCGCCGCTCATACCTTCTTTTATTTGCTGCACAGGATTTGCGGCACAGGCAACTGTTGTCATGATACAAAGAATTACAGCAAGAACCGATACCCATCTCTGTGGCTTTTGAAAGCTCAATACGTTTTTTATTCGTTGCCGTATCCCAATTTCGCCAAAGAAAAGCGGGCTTTCTGCCAAATGCCGTCTATTTGCTGCAAAAGACAATAATGACATGCTATACGCATATGCGATCCCCTTTCCTCCTTCTGATAGCACTTTTTCATCACAGCTCATCTCCATATCTTTTACCATAAGCCGATATGCCAGCCATGCAAGAGGGTTAAACCAATGGCAGAGCAAGACCAAAAAACTGAAAAGCTTTATAAGATTATCTTTTCGTTTTAAGTGATACCTTTCGTGCATTAAAACAAACGTGCGCTCAGTTTCTCCCAATCCGAAAGGAATATAAATTTTAGGATGGATAAATCCCAAAAGGAAGGGTGAGCAAATTTTATCAGACTCATAAATATTTTCTTTCCATAATACCGCTGTATCCATACGATTTTTTAATCGAACATAAGACACAAAGTTATACGTGAGAAGAATCAAGATTCCCATCAGCCAAATACTACTTCCAATGAAAATCCATATCTGCATAGGATTCGCACTTGCATATGGAGCAGGAGCCGGTAAGCTTTCACTAAGAGCAGCATTCATAGCCGGAATCCCAACCGTTACCTTCGGCGTAGTCATAAGCCCTATATTCGCAGGAATATAATTTAAGCCTGCACCACTTCCACTCTGTGCCACCGTCATATCAAAAGGCTTAATCTGAAAAAGACTGAACATCGAAGAAAAGGAAACCGGGCAAAGGAAGCGAAACAGTGCAATTGACCATAACACGTAAGAATATTTTTTCGGAGCTTTTCTTAAAAAAAGACGAATCGCAAGTAATACAAAAACGACATAGCTTGCTGTAATGCTCATATTGCATACTTTTAAAAATAGTTCGTCCATATTCACCTCTCCTTGTGCGCATCAATGAGGCGTTTCAATTCATCTGCTTCTTTCCTTGAAATCGTCTTCCCACCCAGAAATGAAGTGAGAAACTGCGGCAGGGAACCTTTAAACGCCCGCTCTACAAAGCATTCACTTTCAAAAGCCTGCACCTCTTCTTTTGAAACAATTGCACTCACAATCGTGTTTTCATTTTCTAGAAGTCCCTTCTCAGACAGTTTTCGAAGTACGGTATAAGTCGTTGACTTCTTCCATCCAAGTTTTTCCTCACACAATCGCACAAGTTCACCGGATGCCAGCGGT
Proteins encoded in this window:
- a CDS encoding acyclic terpene utilization AtuA family protein, which translates into the protein MKKIRIGSGAGYAGDRIEPAVELMEKGNLDYIMFECLAERTIAIGQQDKMKDPKKGYNQLLEARMRKILPLAKKNGIKVITNMGSANPLAAAEVTVALAKELGVSGLKIAAVTGDDIFDDIKKYYDNHVLELDCSLGEIQESILSTNVYCGADGIIEALKNEADIIITGRVSDPALAIGPLVHEFGWNLEKNPEQMGQAVLVGHLLECGGQVTGGYYADPGYKDVPNLERLGFPLIEIDETGEIIVTKVEGSGGIVSTDTCKEQMIYEIHNPQKYMTPDVIADFSHVTFTQVGKDRVKAMHATSHGKPETLKVSVGYKDCFIGEGEISYGGSNCMNRAKLAAEIVEKRLQLIGVEMEEYRTDFIGYNSLYKSEISDQFAPDHFSEIRVRCSGRTKDRHNAELIANEVEALYTNGPAGGAGATKKVSEVVSICSIFVPREIVDIKVSYQEV
- a CDS encoding GNAT family N-acetyltransferase is translated as MNHRYINLTEENLENEHVCCAISDKKHQCGVSVKKQWLRERFDEGHVFRKLDAKGKVFIEYAPLETAWVPVEGKNYIYIYCLWVSGSFKGQGCGQELLEYCIEDAKKQGKSGVCIISSKKKKPYLSDKKFMQKYGFQVADTIGDMYELLALSFEGTKPNFTESAKAQAIKSKRLTIYYSKQCPFILNCIEQVTAYCKKNEIPLDMIEVDTLEKAKHVPSVFNNWAIFYRGKFESVQLMNEGSLKKLLHSLEEN
- a CDS encoding peroxiredoxin — protein: MEENHLTIGMKAPDFYADTTMGPMQMSDYKGSWLVFFSHPGDFTPVCTTEFIAFANANPAFESRNTKLLGLSIDSNPSHLAWVYSIFEDTGIEIPFPVVADRMGDVARLYGMIAPDVSETQTVRNVFIIDPDQIVRAILTYPLTNGRNIPEILRLVEALQTTDEYQVVTPANWVPGQPVMVPPPRTYEQLLERVNNPGGMGLTCEDWWWCYKDITE
- a CDS encoding tRNA threonylcarbamoyladenosine dehydratase, which produces MLHEFSRTALLIGEEAIDRLSHASVAIFGVGGVGGYVAESLARSGIGHFTLFDNDTVSLTNINRQIIATHKTLGRLKVEVMKERILEINPKADVKIHSVFFTADNADEFDLSHYSYIVDAIDTVASKLLLIECAKNADIPIICSMGAGNKLDPTRFEVTDIAKTSVCPLAKVIRSELRKRKIKDVKVVYSKEEALKPAVSEETGKRQIPGSIAYVPSTAGLILASEVVKDLIK
- a CDS encoding citrate:proton symporter — encoded protein: MSLALIGFLTIVIMLTLIMTKKLQTLLALIIVPIIGCLVAGQGSQLGTFITDGLKNIAPTGVMFIFAILFFGVLSDAGTFDPIVKGILKVVGKDPVKICIGTFLLAAIVHLDGSGAVTFLIAIPALLPLYQKLGMRATTLATLVALGAGIMNMLPWGGPTLRAITALKSDINGIFNPMLIPMICGFITILIIAVFLGRAEKKRLGDTLNDIHLDESESEETPEQAELKRPKLFIVNLILIIAAVAVMLKSILPPAAVFMIGTALVLLINYPDIKMQKERVDSHAKAALMMASMLFAAGSFIGIMQGSGMLTALAEAIVTFIPTSLGGFIPVLVGILGVPLSLVFDPDSYYYGVLPVLSQAVEMMGGDPLSIARASIAGQMTLGFPISPLTGATFLLTGLTGLDLAEHQRKTLPLAWGVSIVVVIVAAVTGAIAF
- a CDS encoding helix-turn-helix transcriptional regulator — translated: MAIIVNLDVVMARRKMSAGELSERIGITPANLSILKNNKAKAIRFSTLEEICKALECQPGDILEYVKD
- a CDS encoding sigma-54 interaction domain-containing protein, coding for MIKFETILNAMDEGVLIVNQENKIVYFNRAYGDFIGHTLEEVKGSVLTKIRPGARMPQVLRKGKPMEVVFREEKGEEYFANIYPIFEDGTLRGGVSTVTFLRNAQFIMDTLKELEKKQSDLKERMRHTNGTRYEFQDIICQSAASLKCIEDAKKIAKSDISVLIDGESGCGKELYAQAIHNESLRQEYPFVAINCAALNGNILESELFGYEGGAFTGANKNGKPGIFEIAEKGTIFLDEVSELDYNLQAKLLRVIQERKIRRVGGTSEIGIDVRLICACNVDLIKYIEEKKFRKDLYYRISTFPLHLPPLRERREDIIPLVEKHLGVLGIQQKRNLSISAEAKGILYKYNWPGNVRELNNVLEYSAVVCHDNEIGVSSLPPSVLEDLNQSDYYFKPLAEAVRLFEKEQIKKAVEFYGESVEDKKNVAEKLGISLATLYNKLNDQ
- a CDS encoding DUF2975 domain-containing protein; this encodes MWNAVKSVNLSSICTKVVMALIVLFGVGAPRLIKLYMAYTAKNPDLIVPLLMTVYACCVPSLTALYCLNRLLDNIKRDYVFIDKNVQYLRAISWCCFAVAGILFLSGYYYLLFLIVAAAAVFFGLILRVVKNVIEQAVKLKRENELTI